The following proteins come from a genomic window of Fusobacterium varium:
- a CDS encoding MATE family efflux transporter, giving the protein MGNLLKRFFSIDYMLRKNEILGTLPTTREVYKNSFNMSWPCAFEAVLVSLVGSIDIMMVGGLGAEAIAAVGLTNQPKFVLLAMIFSLNVGVTAIVARRKGAEDFKGANSCLKQSIILSFIISLIMAISGYIYAHEIMIFAGAGEDVINDSVAYYKILMVSIVFTSLSLTINAAQRGVGNTKISMRTNVVANIVNLIFNYFLINGVWIFPRLEVRGAALATTLGSIVSFLMSVFSVYYNTRVLDLRGRGNWKFDKATMKAFLSISGSSVVEQVFMRIGFFSFAIIVAALGTIAFATHQICMNVINLSFCFGDGLSAAAASLVGQNLGAKRPDKAKIYGKTGQRMAFIVSTVLFFLFILARKQIIMLFNSEEHIVSLGGTIMIIIAFTTHAQTSQTVYNGCLRGAGDTKFVALISFISIALIRPALAWVLCFPANLGLKGAWIALFADQTMRYILGKKRFDSGKWTKIKI; this is encoded by the coding sequence ATGGGGAATTTATTAAAACGCTTTTTTTCAATAGATTATATGTTAAGAAAAAATGAAATTCTAGGAACTCTACCTACAACAAGGGAAGTTTATAAAAATTCTTTTAATATGTCTTGGCCTTGTGCTTTTGAAGCTGTCCTAGTAAGTTTAGTAGGTTCAATAGATATAATGATGGTTGGGGGATTAGGAGCTGAAGCAATAGCTGCTGTTGGTTTAACAAACCAACCAAAATTTGTACTACTTGCAATGATTTTCTCTCTAAATGTAGGGGTAACAGCAATTGTAGCTAGAAGAAAAGGAGCTGAAGATTTTAAAGGTGCTAATAGCTGTTTAAAGCAATCTATAATCCTTTCTTTTATTATCTCTTTAATAATGGCTATCTCAGGTTATATTTATGCTCATGAAATTATGATATTTGCTGGAGCTGGAGAAGATGTTATAAACGATTCTGTTGCCTATTATAAAATTTTAATGGTAAGTATAGTTTTCACATCTTTAAGTTTAACGATCAATGCTGCTCAAAGGGGAGTAGGAAATACAAAAATCTCTATGAGAACAAATGTTGTAGCCAATATAGTCAATTTAATATTTAACTATTTCTTAATAAATGGAGTTTGGATTTTTCCAAGATTAGAAGTAAGGGGGGCTGCTCTAGCAACTACTCTTGGAAGTATTGTAAGTTTTTTAATGTCTGTATTTTCAGTTTATTATAATACAAGAGTTTTAGATTTAAGAGGAAGAGGAAACTGGAAATTTGATAAAGCTACAATGAAAGCTTTTCTTAGTATCAGTGGAAGCTCAGTAGTTGAACAGGTATTTATGAGAATAGGTTTCTTCTCATTTGCTATAATTGTTGCCGCTTTAGGAACAATAGCCTTTGCTACTCACCAAATATGTATGAATGTTATTAACCTTTCATTTTGTTTTGGAGATGGTTTAAGTGCTGCTGCTGCATCTCTTGTAGGACAAAATTTAGGAGCTAAAAGACCTGATAAAGCTAAAATTTATGGAAAAACTGGGCAGAGAATGGCATTTATTGTATCAACTGTTTTATTCTTTCTATTTATATTAGCTCGTAAGCAGATTATAATGCTATTTAATAGTGAAGAACATATTGTTTCTCTTGGGGGAACAATAATGATTATTATAGCTTTTACAACCCATGCTCAAACTTCTCAAACTGTATATAATGGTTGTTTACGTGGAGCAGGGGATACAAAATTTGTTGCCTTAATCTCATTTATAAGTATAGCATTAATTAGACCAGCACTTGCTTGGGTACTATGTTTTCCTGCTAATTTAGGACTTAAAGGGGCATGGATAGCACTCTTTGCTGATCAAACTATGAGATATATTTTAGGAAAAAAACGTTTTGATAGTGGAAAATGGACAAAAATTAAAATCTAG
- a CDS encoding HAD family hydrolase, protein MKLIVSDLDGTLLNEKKEITERTKKILREAYSKGIDFAIASGRSQHSIKKFQQDLGIKIFSICNNGANVYDKDENLIYSNPMKSEVVKKVLTFLRENKVNYNGFSHKNLYLDDREKNPVLTVESGIFNIIELGNSDNFPEMFKIIARQDEESLRRLKDFVLQQEFAPEIDVTITQPNCMDIVDKNCSKGNAIEFISKQFNIPIDEIIAFGDGENDYSMLAAAGHPVVMENGMATLKEAFSTRALTNEEEGVAIYLENILK, encoded by the coding sequence TTGAAATTAATTGTATCAGATTTAGATGGAACATTACTAAATGAAAAAAAAGAGATTACAGAGAGAACTAAAAAGATTTTAAGAGAAGCTTACTCTAAGGGGATAGATTTTGCTATTGCCTCTGGAAGAAGTCAACACTCTATAAAAAAATTTCAACAAGATTTAGGAATAAAAATATTTTCAATCTGTAATAATGGAGCAAATGTTTATGATAAAGATGAAAATCTTATCTATTCTAATCCTATGAAAAGTGAAGTTGTTAAAAAAGTTTTAACTTTTCTTAGAGAAAATAAAGTAAATTACAATGGTTTTTCTCATAAAAATCTTTATTTAGATGATAGAGAAAAAAATCCTGTTTTAACAGTAGAAAGTGGAATTTTTAATATAATTGAACTTGGGAATAGTGACAATTTCCCTGAAATGTTCAAAATAATAGCTAGACAAGATGAGGAATCTCTTAGAAGATTAAAGGATTTTGTATTACAACAAGAATTCGCACCTGAAATAGATGTAACTATAACACAACCTAACTGCATGGATATTGTTGATAAAAATTGTAGTAAAGGAAATGCAATAGAATTTATCTCTAAACAATTTAATATTCCTATTGATGAAATTATTGCCTTTGGAGATGGTGAAAATGATTACTCTATGCTTGCTGCTGCTGGACATCCAGTAGTTATGGAAAATGGTATGGCAACCTTAAAAGAAGCTTTCTCAACTAGAGCTTTAACTAATGAAGAAGAGGGAGTAGCTATCTACTTAGAAAATATTTTAAAATAA
- a CDS encoding radical SAM protein, with amino-acid sequence MGIRYNKIIGKHQREIVLLKSFPCKYGKCSFCNYIEDNSTDENEIDKINFEVLKEITGEYGVLEVINSGSVFEITKNTLAEIKRIVKEKNIKILYFEIYYGYIKRLDEIRNYFDGIEIRFRMGMETFDNNFRIDVYNKNFKVNEKDLEFLGKELYSVCLLVCTKGQTKEMIKSDIETALKYFKGVTINIFIDNGTIIKRDNELVKWFVENYSYLMDDERVELLIDNKDLGVFEQ; translated from the coding sequence ATGGGAATTAGATATAATAAAATTATAGGTAAACATCAAAGAGAGATAGTTCTTTTAAAAAGTTTTCCATGTAAATATGGAAAGTGTAGTTTTTGTAACTATATTGAAGATAATTCAACAGATGAAAATGAAATTGATAAAATAAACTTTGAAGTTCTAAAAGAGATAACTGGTGAGTATGGTGTTCTAGAAGTTATAAATTCAGGTTCAGTTTTTGAAATTACTAAAAACACTCTTGCTGAAATCAAAAGAATTGTCAAAGAAAAGAATATAAAAATACTTTATTTTGAAATCTATTACGGATATATCAAAAGATTAGATGAAATTAGAAACTATTTTGATGGAATTGAAATTCGTTTTAGAATGGGAATGGAAACTTTTGATAACAATTTTAGAATAGATGTATATAATAAAAATTTTAAAGTCAATGAAAAAGATTTAGAATTTTTAGGAAAAGAGCTTTACTCTGTATGTCTTTTAGTCTGTACAAAAGGGCAAACAAAGGAAATGATAAAATCAGATATTGAAACAGCTTTAAAATATTTTAAAGGAGTTACAATCAATATTTTTATAGATAATGGAACTATTATTAAAAGAGATAATGAATTAGTAAAATGGTTTGTAGAAAATTATTCATACTTAATGGATGATGAAAGAGTAGAACTTTTAATTGACAATAAAGATTTAGGAGTTTTTGAACAATAA
- a CDS encoding queuosine precursor transporter — protein MRNEILWAGMLIVNFLAILFAYVRFGRIGLYIWIPISTILANIQVVMLVDLFGFGTTLGNILYAGGFLVTDILAENYGREYAKRAVKIGFFSLIVMTVIMQIAVNFTPSDVEEGILTFNGVKRIFDFMPRIVIASLISYWVSQTHDIWAYEKWRERFSERKHIWIRNNMSTMVSQLIDNSLFTIIAFWGIYPKEVLLEIFITTYFMKFIVAVFDTPFVYIASYLKSKKKIKEIEI, from the coding sequence ATGAGAAATGAGATACTTTGGGCAGGAATGCTAATAGTAAACTTTTTAGCAATTCTTTTTGCTTATGTTAGATTTGGAAGAATAGGGTTGTATATTTGGATACCAATTTCAACAATATTAGCTAATATTCAGGTTGTTATGTTAGTTGATCTTTTTGGCTTTGGAACTACATTAGGAAATATTTTATATGCTGGTGGGTTTTTAGTAACAGATATTTTAGCAGAAAATTATGGAAGAGAATATGCTAAAAGAGCTGTAAAAATTGGTTTTTTCTCTCTGATAGTGATGACAGTTATTATGCAGATAGCTGTAAACTTCACTCCATCTGATGTTGAGGAAGGAATTTTAACTTTTAATGGTGTTAAAAGAATTTTTGACTTTATGCCAAGAATAGTTATTGCTTCACTTATATCTTATTGGGTATCACAAACTCATGATATATGGGCATATGAAAAATGGAGAGAAAGATTTAGTGAAAGAAAACATATTTGGATAAGAAATAATATGAGTACAATGGTTAGCCAACTTATTGATAATAGCTTATTTACAATTATAGCTTTCTGGGGAATTTATCCTAAAGAAGTATTACTTGAAATCTTCATAACTACATATTTTATGAAATTTATAGTTGCTGTATTTGATACACCTTTTGTATATATAGCAAGTTACTTAAAATCAAAGAAAAAAATAAAAGAAATAGAGATATAA
- a CDS encoding nucleoside kinase, with the protein MLEFNPRKYAVTLKLVFLKAVNDIYPEARVEIDHSLNNGTYGTIDLGRNLKEKDLEKINNRMKEIIEKDYEINLICEDNDTLKLKSQKIEREDIRKFLDNSGWTGMMEYEVGGYHDFMYEKPYSSTGVIKLYELTKYNEGFIIKYPLKNENELPPTIDNPKMAKIFQETGRWNSILDVSTIGTLNEKVLNREIGELVRVNEALHHKNLARIADQIVEDERIKLVTIAGPSSSGKTTFSKRLYIHLRASGKNPIVISLDNYYIGRKNVPLDEYGNKDYETIEALDLKLLNENLTELIAGKEVEIPEYNFVSGEREKKGKMMKVPENGLIIIEGIHGLNERLTASIPKENKFKVYVSCLTQLNIDNHNRVATSDVREIRRIVRDSLARETGAEETLAMWDSVRRGEEKYIFPYQEDADVLFNSNLVYELGVLKRYAIRELIRIKPDSEYYEEAKRLIKLLYCFVDIDIKYIPDDSILKEFIGDSIFYKY; encoded by the coding sequence ATGTTAGAGTTTAATCCGAGAAAGTATGCAGTAACCTTAAAATTAGTTTTTTTAAAAGCAGTAAATGACATTTATCCAGAAGCAAGGGTAGAGATAGATCATTCACTAAACAATGGAACTTATGGAACCATTGATCTTGGTAGAAATTTAAAAGAGAAAGATCTTGAAAAAATTAACAATAGAATGAAAGAGATAATAGAAAAAGATTATGAGATAAATCTTATATGTGAAGATAATGACACTTTAAAATTAAAAAGTCAAAAGATTGAGAGAGAGGATATAAGAAAATTTTTAGATAACTCAGGTTGGACAGGAATGATGGAGTATGAAGTAGGGGGATATCATGATTTTATGTATGAGAAACCTTACTCTTCAACTGGAGTTATAAAACTTTATGAACTAACAAAGTATAATGAAGGGTTTATAATAAAATATCCTTTAAAAAATGAAAATGAATTACCACCAACAATTGATAATCCTAAAATGGCTAAAATTTTTCAAGAAACAGGAAGATGGAATAGTATATTAGATGTTTCAACTATTGGTACTTTAAATGAGAAGGTATTAAATAGAGAGATAGGAGAGTTAGTAAGAGTAAATGAAGCATTGCATCATAAAAATCTAGCTAGAATAGCAGATCAAATTGTGGAAGATGAGAGAATAAAATTAGTAACTATTGCAGGACCATCATCTTCTGGGAAAACGACATTTAGTAAAAGATTATATATTCATTTAAGAGCAAGTGGAAAAAATCCAATAGTTATATCTTTAGATAACTACTATATTGGAAGAAAAAATGTTCCATTAGATGAATATGGAAATAAAGATTATGAAACAATAGAAGCTTTAGATTTAAAACTACTTAATGAAAATTTAACTGAGCTTATTGCTGGAAAAGAAGTTGAAATTCCTGAATACAATTTTGTTAGTGGTGAAAGAGAGAAAAAAGGAAAGATGATGAAAGTTCCAGAAAATGGTTTGATAATTATTGAGGGAATTCATGGACTTAATGAAAGATTAACAGCATCTATTCCAAAAGAGAATAAATTTAAGGTATATGTAAGTTGTTTAACTCAATTGAATATAGATAATCATAATAGAGTGGCTACAAGTGATGTAAGAGAGATAAGACGTATTGTAAGAGATAGTTTAGCAAGAGAGACAGGAGCAGAGGAAACATTAGCAATGTGGGACTCAGTTAGAAGGGGAGAGGAGAAGTATATCTTCCCATATCAAGAGGATGCAGATGTATTATTTAACTCTAATTTAGTATATGAACTTGGAGTTTTAAAGAGATATGCTATTAGAGAACTTATAAGAATTAAGCCTGATAGTGAATATTATGAGGAAGCTAAACGTCTTATAAAACTTTTATATTGTTTTGTAGATATAGATATAAAATATATTCCAGATGATTCGATTTTAAAAGAGTTTATAGGGGATAGCATTTTTTACAAGTATTAA
- a CDS encoding OmpA family protein yields the protein MRRKIKRYEDDGNNYMFSVGDLMAGVLFIFVLLFLKEYITSDKENYKKILKEFEIISLENKKLKEMEEEFKKLKLLEEEYEKNKHLKEIVEKLRQENEYYKKQDVVIENIYNEIEKKLREAIKDDEYVKIDFERQELILDNRVLFDSNEYLLKEEGKNALRRVLPKFFATFIDDNTIISYLEQLVIEGHTDDTGPGNAEEKYLYNLNLSQKRAFEVANFIYSDRILAASLGEKRLKKLKIYLSSNGKSDSNLVYKENNPKLGVDRNKSRRVTIKYKIDVQKIRKELKEVE from the coding sequence ATGAGAAGAAAGATTAAAAGATATGAAGATGATGGAAATAACTATATGTTTTCTGTTGGAGATTTGATGGCAGGAGTACTTTTCATCTTTGTTTTGCTTTTCTTAAAAGAATATATTACTTCAGATAAAGAAAATTATAAAAAGATATTGAAAGAGTTTGAAATAATAAGTCTAGAAAATAAGAAATTAAAAGAGATGGAAGAGGAGTTTAAAAAGTTAAAACTTTTAGAGGAAGAATATGAAAAGAATAAACATCTAAAAGAAATTGTTGAAAAATTAAGACAGGAAAATGAATATTATAAAAAGCAAGATGTGGTTATAGAAAATATCTACAATGAAATTGAAAAGAAATTAAGAGAAGCTATAAAAGATGATGAGTATGTAAAAATTGATTTTGAAAGACAGGAACTTATATTAGATAATAGAGTATTATTTGATAGCAATGAATACTTATTAAAAGAAGAGGGAAAAAATGCTTTAAGAAGGGTACTACCTAAGTTTTTTGCTACTTTTATTGATGATAATACTATTATAAGTTATCTAGAGCAATTGGTTATAGAGGGACATACAGATGATACTGGACCTGGAAATGCAGAGGAGAAATATTTATATAATCTAAACTTATCACAAAAAAGAGCTTTTGAAGTAGCAAACTTTATATATAGTGATAGAATTTTAGCTGCATCTTTAGGTGAAAAAAGATTAAAAAAATTAAAAATATATCTTTCATCAAATGGAAAAAGTGATTCTAATTTAGTTTATAAAGAGAATAATCCTAAATTAGGAGTAGATAGAAATAAGAGTAGAAGAGTTACAATAAAGTATAAAATTGATGTTCAAAAAATTAGAAAAGAGTTAAAAGAGGTGGAATAA
- a CDS encoding methyl-accepting chemotaxis protein, with translation MAIKTLFTMLDPATWFFLVLIFLYFLKSFKELLKVRNIGVELERYVKILDKVKGKILDESEKIETLEDRYKTYIETLENEKKFEQLDIKLKEYNAVLKYRNYSRVKAEEYFNENTILENKINIHSLGNKTSILTGLGILGTFVGLTWGLFSINGGDLARSLTVIDTLLPKMSLAFITSVFGMGSSIVYSSFQKRILGDVYKNINEIETILEFLFPSQLDIETTLARIEVNLEKFTKEASKSIEKATFDVAEGMFKKFGNTFSKSAQSAGANLLSGVNNALGEIFNQKFMNDFKTIHKSFEKIAITLEKNKAILENIDRASENSKDIYENAQKTAEAYDHFVKRMDDFMQTILSFERVQTEFGNEVKNMVENSNRIQEDMENLFNKNQVEMKKIIDYMVNGYDLTNKEIKELIIQVLNVNREVLSVGNQISTNNRDRIVEIGNSIDGSLEKIQNKIETFDSTIKTNTESTNQILRSNIENINNSIIYNNDKLNQYSERVERSIEEQNRNLNEQNRNIMNVQDQIARTTAAALKEYDRVFSDVNKELLKTVSIVKEVSKDEE, from the coding sequence ATGGCAATAAAAACATTATTTACAATGTTAGATCCAGCAACTTGGTTTTTTCTAGTACTAATATTTTTATACTTTTTGAAAAGTTTTAAAGAATTATTAAAAGTAAGAAATATAGGGGTAGAATTAGAAAGATATGTTAAAATTTTAGATAAAGTAAAAGGTAAGATTTTAGATGAATCAGAAAAAATAGAAACATTAGAAGATAGATATAAGACTTATATTGAGACTTTAGAAAATGAGAAAAAATTTGAGCAGTTAGATATAAAATTAAAAGAGTATAATGCTGTTTTAAAATATAGAAATTATTCTAGAGTAAAAGCAGAAGAATATTTTAATGAAAATACTATATTAGAAAATAAAATAAATATTCATTCATTAGGAAATAAAACTTCTATTCTAACAGGACTAGGGATTTTAGGAACATTTGTAGGTTTAACATGGGGATTATTTAGTATTAATGGTGGAGATTTAGCTAGAAGTTTAACAGTAATTGATACTTTGCTTCCTAAAATGAGTTTAGCTTTTATAACAAGTGTTTTTGGAATGGGGTCTTCAATAGTATATAGCAGTTTTCAAAAAAGAATACTGGGAGATGTATATAAAAATATAAATGAAATAGAAACAATTTTAGAGTTTTTATTTCCAAGTCAACTAGATATTGAGACAACTTTAGCTAGAATAGAGGTAAATTTGGAGAAGTTTACAAAAGAGGCATCAAAATCAATTGAAAAAGCTACATTTGATGTAGCAGAGGGAATGTTTAAAAAATTTGGGAATACTTTTTCAAAATCTGCTCAAAGTGCAGGAGCAAATTTACTATCAGGAGTAAATAATGCTTTAGGAGAAATTTTTAATCAAAAATTTATGAATGATTTTAAAACTATTCATAAAAGTTTTGAAAAGATAGCTATTACATTGGAGAAAAATAAAGCTATATTAGAAAATATAGATAGAGCTTCAGAAAATAGTAAGGATATCTATGAAAATGCACAAAAAACAGCAGAGGCATATGATCATTTTGTTAAGAGAATGGATGACTTTATGCAAACCATACTATCTTTTGAAAGAGTTCAAACAGAGTTTGGAAATGAAGTTAAAAATATGGTGGAAAACTCAAATAGAATACAAGAAGATATGGAAAATCTATTTAATAAAAATCAAGTAGAGATGAAAAAAATAATTGATTATATGGTAAATGGATATGATTTAACTAATAAAGAGATAAAAGAATTAATAATCCAAGTTTTAAATGTTAATAGAGAGGTTTTAAGTGTTGGAAATCAAATCTCTACTAATAATAGAGATAGAATTGTAGAAATAGGAAACTCTATTGATGGAAGTTTGGAAAAAATTCAAAATAAGATAGAAACTTTTGATTCAACTATAAAAACTAATACAGAATCAACAAATCAAATATTGAGAAGTAATATAGAAAATATAAATAATAGTATTATTTATAATAATGATAAATTAAATCAATATAGTGAAAGAGTTGAAAGATCAATAGAGGAACAAAACAGAAATCTTAATGAGCAAAATAGAAATATTATGAATGTACAAGATCAAATAGCTAGAACGACAGCAGCAGCTCTTAAAGAGTATGATAGAGTCTTTTCAGATGTAAATAAAGAGTTATTAAAGACAGTTAGCATAGTTAAAGAAGTCTCTAAAGATGAAGAGTAA